A stretch of the Aegilops tauschii subsp. strangulata cultivar AL8/78 chromosome 4, Aet v6.0, whole genome shotgun sequence genome encodes the following:
- the LOC109765676 gene encoding uncharacterized protein, with translation MGLPARLIRGWCGLAVLCLRLCASSCNPDVALIEPLPARSLQCFEDGQVYRCCEGALRLDPSGVIGVPLGAVDYYCGGECVVETEDVLNCVASALDGFSFHNGASVEGARYALRRGCSHTIKRGDFNALEPPMGDYPDIYGDYRGHGCRATPPRSINLLAFLGGAWLLLIQGR, from the exons ATGGGCCTCCCCGCTCGACTCATCCGCGGCTGGTGCGGCTTGGCAGTCCTGTGCCTGCGCCTGTGCGCATCATCCTGCAACCCAG ACGTTGCGCTGATAGAGCCTCTGCCCGCGAGGTCGCTGCAGTGCTTCGAGGACGGCCAG GTGTACCGGTGCTGCGAGGGCGCGCTCCGGCTGGACCCGTCGGGGGTCATCGGCGTGCCGCTGGGGGCGGTGGACTACTACTGCGGCGGGGAGTGCGTGGTGGAGACGGAGGACGTGCTCAACTGCGTGGCCAGCGCGCTGGACGGCTTCAGCTTCCACAACGGCGCCTCCGTGGAGGGCGCGCGCTACGCCCTCAGGAGGGGGTGCAGCCACACCATCAAGAGAGGGGACTTCAACGCCTTGGAGCCACCCATGGGCGACTACCCGGACATCTACGGTGACTACCGCGGCCATGGCTGCAGGGCTACGCCTCCTCGCAGCATCAACTTGCTCGCGTTTCTGGGTGGCGCCTGGCTGCTGCTCATTCAGGGTCGCTGA